The following proteins are co-located in the Desmospora profundinema genome:
- a CDS encoding SprT family protein, producing the protein MNPKLLFDDELQRRVETISRRDFGKPFRHRACFNPRLRTTGGRYFLSDHRIEINPRHWLECGAEVVDGIIRHELCHYHLHLEKRGYRHGDREFKELLAHVKGLRHAPVLPGSGKRSVRWLLVCQHCGHEYPRRKRMDPARYRCGKCRGRLRLREIAVCDHDDGPF; encoded by the coding sequence GTGAACCCCAAACTTCTTTTTGATGATGAATTGCAGCGACGGGTGGAGACGATTTCCCGCCGGGACTTCGGCAAGCCCTTCCGCCACCGGGCCTGCTTCAACCCGCGGTTGCGCACCACCGGGGGGCGCTACTTCCTCTCCGATCACCGCATTGAGATCAATCCCCGCCATTGGCTGGAATGCGGAGCAGAGGTGGTGGACGGCATCATCCGCCATGAGTTGTGCCATTACCATCTTCATCTGGAGAAGAGGGGATACCGCCATGGCGATCGGGAGTTTAAGGAGTTGTTGGCTCATGTGAAGGGTCTGCGTCATGCTCCCGTTCTCCCTGGATCCGGCAAGCGCTCCGTCCGTTGGCTTTTGGTCTGTCAGCATTGCGGGCATGAATATCCGCGCAGGAAGCGGATGGATCCGGCCCGTTACCGCTGCGGCAAGTGCCGGGGTAGGTTGCGCTTGCGGGAAATAGCGGTATGCGACCACGATGACGGACCTTTCTGA
- a CDS encoding M23 family metallopeptidase gives MLRWMFRLLLLGAAGLAIYWVYDMSQGTEIPDMNVPGDLAAAYAEAEAEVGVPWPYLAAWHENGDGYESLDRRQILASAEEMRKAAGKGRLTDRDAERALHSLIPEADAEQVIALARSYRWAASPLAESYLFPFDADQNVDYGDTWGDSRTYGGSRPHEGTDLFAAKGTPIRSVSDGRIVSKGWNELGGWRLTIMDDEYPQISFYYAHLERYAEEIQTGTKVKKGQIIGYVGDSGYGPEGTTGQFAPHLHFGVYVRESTWSPMREAINPYAFLRAWEAAQADGKEG, from the coding sequence GTGCTTCGTTGGATGTTTCGTTTGTTGTTGCTGGGAGCGGCGGGGCTCGCGATTTATTGGGTATACGATATGAGTCAGGGAACCGAGATTCCCGATATGAACGTACCGGGAGACTTGGCGGCCGCTTATGCCGAGGCAGAAGCGGAGGTTGGCGTGCCTTGGCCTTATTTAGCGGCCTGGCATGAGAACGGTGACGGATATGAGAGCTTGGACCGGCGTCAAATCCTCGCTTCCGCAGAGGAAATGCGTAAAGCCGCTGGTAAGGGGCGGCTGACAGATCGGGATGCGGAACGGGCCCTGCACTCCCTGATCCCGGAGGCGGATGCGGAGCAGGTGATCGCATTGGCACGATCCTACCGCTGGGCGGCGTCTCCCCTGGCGGAATCCTATCTATTTCCCTTCGACGCCGACCAAAACGTCGATTATGGCGACACATGGGGAGACAGCCGCACCTACGGCGGCAGTCGGCCCCACGAAGGGACCGATCTGTTTGCTGCCAAAGGCACTCCGATTCGATCCGTTTCAGATGGACGGATCGTGTCCAAAGGGTGGAACGAGTTGGGGGGATGGCGTCTGACCATCATGGATGATGAATATCCGCAGATCTCCTTTTATTATGCGCATCTGGAGCGGTACGCCGAAGAGATTCAAACGGGCACCAAGGTGAAAAAGGGACAGATCATCGGTTATGTGGGGGACAGCGGATACGGGCCGGAAGGCACCACAGGACAGTTCGCTCCTCATCTCCACTTCGGTGTCTATGTCCGGGAAAGCACGTGGTCCCCGATGCGGGAAGCGATCAACCCCTATGCTTTCTTGAGGGCCTGGGAAGCAGCTCAAGCGGATGGGAAAGAGGGCTGA
- a CDS encoding S8 family peptidase: MLTAFVWTLAMVIPFTLPVQAAEIQMDAHSNEIIVKFEDDMGISAAAFSHQSLGSKVISKNTEAGFQVVQVKGQSVEEALETYNAHPKVEYAEPNIRFYASDTPDDPDFSKQWGLETIQATKAWEVTKGKNDAKIAVVDTGVDYNHPDLKGKVIQGGDFIDNDEDPMDENGHGTHVAGIAAAHTDNGIGIAGTAPDVSIYAVRVLDANGAGSLEAVANGIRDAADAGAEVINLSLGSTQGAQTLEEAVNYARDKGSLVLAAAGNDGASTPSYPAFYENVIAVASTTSDDTKSDFSNHGDWVDIAAPGTDIYSTVPDGGYENFSGTSMATPFAAGVAGLLASQGRDASEIETALFETAESIDGTGTYWQHGRIDAAAAVNH; the protein is encoded by the coding sequence TTGTTGACGGCGTTTGTATGGACTCTGGCCATGGTGATTCCGTTCACACTCCCTGTACAGGCTGCCGAAATCCAAATGGATGCCCACTCGAATGAGATCATTGTGAAATTCGAGGATGACATGGGGATCAGTGCAGCCGCCTTCTCCCATCAATCGTTGGGTTCCAAGGTGATTTCCAAAAATACCGAAGCCGGCTTTCAGGTGGTACAGGTGAAGGGTCAATCGGTGGAGGAAGCGCTGGAAACGTACAATGCTCATCCCAAAGTGGAATACGCGGAACCCAATATCCGCTTTTACGCCTCGGATACACCCGATGATCCAGACTTTTCTAAACAATGGGGGCTGGAAACGATCCAAGCGACAAAGGCCTGGGAGGTAACGAAAGGAAAAAATGATGCCAAGATCGCTGTGGTGGATACGGGGGTGGACTACAACCATCCGGACTTGAAAGGGAAAGTGATCCAGGGAGGCGATTTCATAGACAATGACGAGGATCCCATGGATGAAAACGGACACGGCACTCATGTGGCCGGGATTGCCGCGGCCCATACCGACAATGGAATTGGGATTGCCGGGACGGCTCCCGATGTGAGCATCTATGCGGTCCGGGTCCTGGATGCAAACGGAGCGGGAAGTCTGGAAGCGGTGGCCAACGGCATCCGTGATGCCGCTGACGCCGGTGCCGAAGTGATCAATCTAAGCCTGGGTTCAACGCAAGGGGCTCAAACCTTGGAGGAAGCAGTAAACTATGCCCGGGACAAAGGTTCCCTGGTTTTAGCCGCAGCGGGTAATGATGGTGCCTCCACTCCTTCCTATCCCGCTTTTTATGAAAATGTAATTGCCGTTGCGTCCACTACATCCGATGACACGAAATCTGACTTTTCCAACCATGGTGACTGGGTGGACATTGCGGCTCCCGGAACCGACATCTACTCCACTGTGCCGGATGGCGGATATGAAAACTTCAGCGGTACTTCCATGGCTACCCCCTTTGCGGCGGGTGTAGCCGGACTGCTGGCTTCTCAGGGGCGCGACGCTTCAGAAATCGAAACAGCCCTCTTTGAAACTGCGGAGTCCATCGATGGTACGGGCACCTATTGGCAGCATGGTCGTATTGATGCCGCAGCGGCGGTAAATCACTAG
- a CDS encoding NucA/NucB deoxyribonuclease domain-containing protein encodes MTATETPEAYDLTLTFPTDRYPETASHIADAISKGHSEVCTIDRDGSDRRRELSLANIPTKSGFDRDEWPMAMCEEGGEGASVRYIDPSDNRGAGSWVGNQLREHPDGTRVKFVVP; translated from the coding sequence ATCACCGCAACTGAAACACCTGAGGCATATGATCTGACGCTTACCTTTCCGACGGATCGCTACCCGGAGACGGCAAGCCATATTGCGGATGCCATCTCCAAGGGGCATTCGGAGGTTTGCACCATCGACCGGGACGGTTCCGACCGCAGAAGGGAATTATCCCTGGCCAACATTCCGACTAAATCGGGATTCGACCGGGATGAATGGCCGATGGCCATGTGTGAGGAAGGCGGCGAAGGAGCCAGTGTCCGTTATATCGACCCTTCCGACAACCGGGGAGCGGGATCGTGGGTGGGAAACCAGCTGCGGGAACATCCCGACGGCACCCGGGTGAAGTTTGTCGTTCCTTGA
- the cmpA gene encoding cortex morphogenetic protein CmpA, which translates to MPYWLRRQLQHAFQGKDRRQIRILNDCWFQYQQRAELAATEPK; encoded by the coding sequence ATGCCCTACTGGTTGCGCAGGCAATTGCAACACGCGTTCCAGGGAAAAGACCGGAGACAGATCCGCATTTTGAATGATTGCTGGTTTCAGTATCAACAACGCGCCGAATTGGCGGCCACCGAACCCAAGTAG